A window from Vulcanimicrobium alpinum encodes these proteins:
- the shc gene encoding squalene--hopene cyclase, which produces MTYSPQPDASALAPLPDPLDDAIARATDALFELQDPAGYWWAELQSNVTITAEVLLLHHVWNRFDAVPHARAEAYLRGEQRDHGGWELAYGDGGELSTTVEAYCALRMLGVSRDDAALVRARAFILARGGVARSRVFTKMHLALIGAYPWSALPSIPPWLMLLPDRGPFSIYDLSSWARGSTVPLTILFDRKPVYGPTLDLSELWAGEPGVDVAPPTNDPLERAFRVLDGIFRTQERAGAVPFRRAGLRRAERWILERQEATGDWGGIIPAMLNSMLALRALGYDPHDPVVARGWDAIEIFTVRERGQYRVQPCISPVWDTALAVRALVDAGVDPADPRLARAVSWLLVKQIVHVYGDWNVKNATGEPGGWAFEFENAWYPDVDDTAMVVMALGAVAHPETPRVRGAMQRATNWIAGMQCKPGGWGAFDVDNDKGWLNRHPYGDLKAMIDPNTADVTARVLEMVARTGVTLDGERFARALDYLLAEQERDGAWFGRWGVNYVYGTSGALAALGPTRTGERRIDEAVVRGAVWLKSVQNGDGGWGETTASYVDPARRGIGPSTASQTAWAIIGLIACVERLPALGDAFAAAIDRGVAFLLRTQRADGNWDEPEFTGTGFPGHFYLNYHQYRLHFPLSALGRYAALRSSS; this is translated from the coding sequence ATGACGTATTCGCCACAACCTGACGCCTCTGCGCTCGCCCCGTTACCGGACCCTCTCGACGACGCGATCGCACGCGCCACCGACGCGCTCTTTGAGTTGCAGGATCCCGCCGGCTACTGGTGGGCCGAGTTGCAGTCGAACGTCACGATCACGGCGGAGGTGCTGCTGCTGCACCACGTCTGGAATCGCTTCGACGCGGTTCCCCACGCGCGCGCAGAGGCATATCTGCGCGGCGAGCAGCGCGATCACGGCGGCTGGGAACTTGCCTACGGCGACGGCGGCGAACTCAGCACGACGGTCGAGGCGTACTGCGCGCTGCGGATGCTCGGCGTCTCGCGCGACGATGCCGCACTCGTCCGGGCACGCGCTTTCATTCTCGCGCGCGGCGGGGTCGCGCGCTCGCGCGTCTTCACCAAGATGCATCTCGCGCTGATCGGCGCGTATCCGTGGAGCGCACTGCCGTCGATCCCGCCGTGGCTGATGCTGCTGCCCGATCGCGGACCGTTCTCGATCTACGACCTCTCGTCGTGGGCACGCGGCAGCACGGTGCCGCTGACGATCCTCTTTGACCGCAAGCCGGTCTACGGCCCGACGCTCGACCTGTCCGAGTTGTGGGCCGGAGAACCCGGCGTCGACGTCGCGCCGCCGACGAACGATCCGCTGGAGCGCGCGTTCCGTGTCCTCGACGGCATCTTTCGCACGCAGGAACGCGCCGGCGCGGTCCCGTTTCGCCGCGCCGGCTTGCGGCGCGCGGAACGCTGGATCCTCGAACGACAGGAAGCGACGGGCGATTGGGGCGGGATCATCCCGGCGATGCTCAACTCGATGCTCGCCCTGCGCGCGCTCGGCTACGACCCGCACGACCCTGTCGTCGCGCGCGGCTGGGACGCGATCGAGATCTTCACCGTGCGCGAACGCGGCCAGTATCGCGTGCAGCCGTGCATCTCGCCGGTGTGGGACACCGCGCTCGCCGTGCGCGCGCTCGTCGATGCGGGCGTCGATCCCGCCGACCCACGCCTCGCGCGCGCGGTGAGCTGGCTGCTCGTCAAACAGATCGTCCACGTCTACGGCGATTGGAACGTGAAGAATGCGACGGGCGAGCCGGGCGGCTGGGCGTTCGAGTTCGAGAACGCGTGGTATCCCGATGTCGACGACACCGCGATGGTCGTGATGGCGCTGGGCGCGGTGGCGCATCCCGAGACGCCGCGCGTGCGCGGCGCGATGCAGCGCGCGACGAATTGGATCGCGGGGATGCAGTGCAAGCCCGGGGGCTGGGGCGCGTTCGACGTCGACAACGACAAAGGGTGGCTCAACCGGCATCCGTACGGCGATCTCAAGGCGATGATCGATCCGAACACCGCCGACGTCACCGCGCGCGTTCTCGAGATGGTCGCGCGCACCGGCGTCACGCTCGACGGCGAGCGGTTCGCGCGCGCGCTGGACTATCTGCTTGCGGAACAAGAACGCGACGGCGCGTGGTTCGGACGCTGGGGCGTGAACTACGTGTACGGCACCAGCGGCGCGCTTGCGGCGCTAGGGCCGACGCGGACCGGCGAGCGGCGCATCGACGAAGCCGTGGTGCGCGGCGCCGTGTGGCTCAAGAGCGTGCAGAACGGCGACGGCGGCTGGGGCGAGACGACGGCGTCGTACGTGGATCCGGCGCGGCGCGGGATCGGGCCGAGCACCGCAAGTCAGACCGCGTGGGCCATCATCGGGCTGATCGCGTGCGTCGAGCGGCTCCCCGCGCTCGGCGATGCGTTCGCCGCCGCGATCGATCGCGGCGTCGCATTCCTGTTACGAACGCAGCGCGCCGACGGCAATTGGGACGAGCCCGAGTTCACCGGAACCGGCTTCCCGGGCCACTTCTACCTGAACTACCACCAGTACCGGCTCCACTTTCCGCTCTCGGCACTGGGCCGCTACGCGGCGCTGCGCTCGTCGTCCTGA
- a CDS encoding squalene/phytoene synthase family protein translates to MVANDLMVSGAVRESRLILPRVSRTFALGVKLLPPRLEPPVRVGYLLCRIADTVEDDLRLSPRRKADLLDDFLVCFDDAGAADRYGAVIAELTASDDYLELVATTGHVFLMWRMLDERSRAILRRWVVEMVRGMRQFVLDHPDGIRIASLDEFHHYCYFVAGTVGHLLTELWHAHSPLVGNRTYERLLEDCEAFGEALQTVNILKDIAWDAERENAIYIPSDLLKAAGSDHDGILREERRHANRDALIPLMHLAHDDIERSLRYIEAIPAAAVRIRLFCVLPILFAIATMRELEQTEAMLVPGGSVKIARAEVRALIVAASTSTLTNPTLRWLADRVRKKPFVFGGP, encoded by the coding sequence ATGGTGGCGAACGATCTCATGGTGTCCGGTGCGGTCCGCGAATCCCGGCTTATCCTGCCGAGGGTTTCGCGCACGTTCGCACTGGGGGTGAAGCTGCTCCCGCCGCGGCTCGAACCGCCGGTGCGGGTCGGCTATCTCCTCTGCCGGATCGCCGATACCGTCGAGGACGATCTCCGCCTCTCGCCGCGGCGCAAGGCCGATCTGCTCGACGATTTCCTCGTCTGCTTCGACGACGCCGGCGCCGCCGACCGCTATGGTGCGGTCATCGCCGAACTCACCGCCAGCGACGACTACCTCGAGCTCGTCGCCACGACCGGCCACGTGTTCCTGATGTGGCGCATGCTCGACGAGCGTTCGCGCGCGATCCTGCGCCGCTGGGTCGTCGAGATGGTGCGCGGGATGCGGCAGTTCGTCCTCGATCATCCCGACGGGATCCGCATCGCGAGCCTCGACGAATTTCACCACTACTGCTATTTCGTGGCGGGAACGGTCGGCCATCTGCTCACCGAACTCTGGCACGCACACAGCCCGCTGGTCGGCAACCGCACCTACGAGCGGCTGCTCGAAGATTGCGAGGCGTTCGGCGAAGCGCTGCAGACGGTAAACATCCTCAAGGACATCGCCTGGGACGCCGAGCGCGAGAACGCGATCTACATTCCCTCCGATCTGCTCAAGGCCGCCGGCAGCGATCACGACGGGATCCTCCGTGAAGAGCGCCGCCACGCAAACCGCGACGCGCTCATCCCGCTGATGCACCTCGCGCACGACGATATCGAACGCTCGCTGCGCTACATCGAAGCGATCCCGGCCGCCGCCGTGCGGATCCGGCTGTTCTGCGTGCTTCCGATATTGTTCGCGATCGCGACGATGCGCGAGCTCGAACAGACCGAAGCGATGCTGGTCCCCGGCGGGAGCGTGAAGATCGCGCGCGCCGAGGTGCGCGCCCTGATCGTCGCCGCCTCGACGTCGACGCTGACGAACCCGACGCTGCGCTGGCTAGCCGACCGCGTCCGCAAAAAGCCGTTCGTCTTCGGCGGCCCCTGA
- the hpnA gene encoding hopanoid-associated sugar epimerase, which produces MTGSSGFVGANLVRALLDAGWDVRALVRAEAPSLDGLAIERVRGDLFAPHLADAMRGCDAVFHVAAHYSLWRRDRDALMHANVEGTRSVLAAARSAGAGRVVYTSSVAAIGVRAGAPADETYQSPPAALIGAYKRSKYLAEGEARRAVAAGQDVVIVNPTTPVGPWDAKPTPTGEIILRFLTGRMPAYVDTGLNLVDVGEVAAGHLAAYERGVAGERYILGSENVTLREMLARLAAITGIPAPRTRLPRAVPLAYAFAREYLLAPLGLPPDVSLESVRMAKQMMHYDATKAVEELGVAHRPVTPALERAVTWFRDHGCAQRGKLRSED; this is translated from the coding sequence GTGACGGGGAGCTCCGGGTTTGTCGGGGCCAACCTCGTGCGCGCGCTACTCGACGCGGGCTGGGACGTGCGCGCGCTCGTGCGCGCCGAGGCGCCCTCGCTCGACGGGCTCGCGATCGAGCGCGTCCGCGGCGATCTGTTCGCGCCGCATCTCGCCGACGCGATGCGCGGCTGCGACGCGGTCTTCCACGTCGCCGCGCACTACAGTCTGTGGCGGCGCGACCGCGACGCGCTGATGCACGCCAACGTCGAGGGGACGCGCAGCGTCCTCGCCGCCGCGCGCAGCGCTGGCGCCGGCCGCGTCGTCTACACGAGTTCGGTCGCTGCGATCGGCGTCCGCGCCGGCGCGCCCGCCGACGAAACCTACCAGAGCCCGCCGGCAGCGCTGATCGGCGCGTACAAGCGCTCCAAATATCTCGCCGAAGGGGAGGCGCGGCGCGCCGTCGCCGCGGGCCAGGACGTCGTGATCGTCAACCCGACGACGCCGGTCGGTCCGTGGGACGCGAAGCCGACCCCGACCGGCGAGATCATCCTTCGTTTTCTCACCGGCCGGATGCCGGCGTACGTCGACACCGGGCTCAATCTGGTCGACGTCGGCGAGGTCGCCGCCGGCCACCTCGCCGCGTACGAACGCGGCGTCGCCGGCGAACGCTATATCCTCGGCAGCGAGAACGTGACGCTGCGCGAGATGCTGGCGCGGCTCGCCGCGATCACCGGAATCCCCGCCCCGCGGACGCGGCTGCCGCGCGCCGTCCCGCTCGCGTACGCCTTCGCGCGCGAGTACCTGCTGGCGCCGCTCGGTCTGCCGCCGGACGTCTCCCTCGAGAGCGTGCGCATGGCCAAGCAGATGATGCACTACGACGCGACGAAAGCCGTCGAAGAGCTCGGCGTGGCGCATCGGCCTGTAACCCCCGCACTCGAACGTGCGGTCACATGGTTCCGGGATCACGGCTGCGCCCAGCGCGGCAAACTTCGTTCGGAGGATTGA
- the hpnH gene encoding adenosyl-hopene transferase HpnH gives MAVSLKQVAAVGSYVVRQRLKGRKRYPLVLMLEPLFRCNLACGGCGKIQHPVDVLRRHLTPQQCFDAVEDCGAPVVAIPGGEPLLHPQIDEIVSGLVARKKFVYLCTNGIRLEQSLDKFTPSPYFSFSVHLDGLEEEHDRAVDRKGIFAIAVKAIKAAKARGFRVTTNTTIFKDADPKRIQEFFDFATDELKVDGMMISPGYPYEKAPDQAHFLERDQTKSLFREIMAPYRAGQKKWEFNASPFFIDFLVGEKDYECTPWGMPSYSLFGWQKPCYLLGEGYAETYQQLLDETEWDKYGYGSGNPKCEDCMVHSGYEASAAADAMKIGNVFRAVRGVLAK, from the coding sequence ATGGCGGTTTCTCTCAAGCAGGTGGCGGCGGTCGGGTCGTATGTGGTGCGGCAGCGTCTGAAAGGCCGCAAACGGTACCCGCTGGTGCTGATGCTCGAACCGCTGTTCCGCTGCAATCTCGCCTGCGGCGGCTGCGGGAAGATCCAGCACCCCGTCGACGTGCTGCGCCGTCACCTCACGCCGCAGCAGTGCTTCGACGCGGTCGAGGACTGCGGCGCCCCGGTCGTCGCGATCCCCGGGGGCGAACCCCTGCTCCATCCGCAGATCGACGAGATCGTCTCGGGTCTGGTCGCACGCAAGAAGTTCGTCTACCTTTGCACGAACGGGATCCGGCTCGAGCAGAGCCTGGACAAATTCACTCCGTCGCCGTACTTCTCGTTCAGCGTCCACCTCGACGGGCTCGAAGAGGAACACGATCGCGCAGTCGACCGCAAAGGGATCTTCGCGATCGCCGTCAAGGCGATCAAGGCGGCGAAGGCGCGCGGTTTCCGCGTCACCACCAACACGACGATCTTCAAGGACGCCGATCCCAAGCGCATTCAGGAGTTCTTCGACTTCGCGACCGACGAGCTCAAGGTCGACGGGATGATGATCTCGCCGGGGTATCCGTACGAGAAGGCGCCCGACCAGGCGCATTTCCTCGAGCGCGATCAGACGAAGTCGCTCTTCCGCGAGATCATGGCGCCCTACCGCGCCGGCCAGAAGAAATGGGAGTTCAACGCGAGCCCTTTCTTCATCGACTTTCTCGTCGGCGAAAAGGACTACGAGTGCACGCCGTGGGGAATGCCGTCGTACTCGCTCTTCGGCTGGCAGAAGCCGTGCTATCTGCTCGGTGAAGGCTACGCGGAGACCTACCAGCAGCTCCTCGACGAGACCGAATGGGACAAGTACGGCTACGGCAGCGGCAACCCGAAGTGCGAAGACTGCATGGTCCACTCGGGATACGAAGCCTCCGCCGCCGCCGACGCGATGAAGATCGGAAACGTCTTCCGTGCCGTACGCGGCGTCCTCGCAAAGTAG
- a CDS encoding polyprenyl synthetase family protein, with the protein MADFETYLERAIDRLDDGSPNRALIREHFALDVPDAKRGKRLRPRILIAVAQTEGTPAERAFAAAAALELLHNFSLVHDDIEDRDELRHGRPTLWSRYGVPAALEAGNALCALSYLTLMEGSAELPPATVAAMAAALYHAHYRMCQGQAYDIGFETSATVSFAEYVRMIEGKTAALFGAACELGALAAGATGDRAAAYGCVGRAYGLAFQVRDDILGAFGATQVTGKPSGADIRRRKWSFPVTWALSGPPSDDRAVVADAYASIGELSDGCAVGVIAALERLGAQIAADDACAAYIRDANETSAAHDLDRDGRLAAIFEATARRTA; encoded by the coding sequence TTGGCGGATTTTGAGACGTATCTCGAGCGCGCGATCGACCGGCTCGACGACGGGTCGCCGAACCGCGCGCTGATCCGCGAACACTTCGCGCTCGACGTCCCCGATGCGAAACGCGGCAAGCGCCTGCGCCCGCGCATCCTGATCGCCGTCGCGCAAACCGAAGGCACCCCGGCGGAGCGCGCGTTCGCCGCCGCGGCGGCACTCGAACTGCTGCATAACTTCTCGCTCGTTCACGACGACATCGAGGACCGCGACGAACTGCGGCACGGCCGGCCGACGCTGTGGTCGCGCTACGGCGTCCCGGCCGCGCTCGAAGCCGGGAACGCGCTGTGCGCGTTGAGCTACCTCACGCTGATGGAAGGCTCGGCGGAGCTGCCGCCGGCGACCGTCGCCGCGATGGCGGCGGCGCTCTATCACGCGCACTACCGGATGTGCCAGGGTCAGGCGTACGACATCGGCTTCGAGACCTCGGCAACCGTCTCGTTCGCCGAGTACGTGCGGATGATCGAAGGAAAAACCGCGGCGCTCTTCGGCGCGGCGTGCGAACTCGGCGCGCTCGCGGCGGGAGCGACGGGCGACCGCGCCGCCGCCTACGGGTGCGTCGGCCGCGCGTACGGCCTCGCCTTCCAAGTGCGCGACGACATCCTCGGCGCGTTCGGCGCGACGCAGGTGACCGGAAAGCCCAGCGGCGCCGACATCCGTCGCCGCAAGTGGTCATTCCCGGTCACGTGGGCGCTGAGCGGTCCGCCCTCGGACGACCGCGCCGTCGTCGCCGACGCCTACGCGTCGATCGGAGAACTGAGCGACGGCTGCGCCGTAGGCGTGATCGCGGCGCTCGAACGGCTCGGGGCGCAGATCGCGGCCGACGACGCGTGCGCCGCGTACATCCGCGATGCCAACGAAACCTCGGCCGCGCACGATCTCGATCGCGACGGCCGCCTGGCCGCGATCTTCGAGGCGACGGCGCGCCGCACGGCGTAG
- a CDS encoding LysR family transcriptional regulator — protein MELRTLRAFLTVAKHRSFTHAAEELFLTQSAVSQQIRALETALGIALFVRERHTVELTDAGRTLLPRAQEILALADSARALIAGPRALAGRLRIAGATYASSYLYVGLYERFVHAYPNVELHAVSAIGRDATLAAVRAGDADAGFLQFPVEADDVAADELGQTAIVAVAAPGPRPERFLLWDGIPEARRVLDDARRTIAVVSNDVALLKRLVVDAAGVAILPRWAIKRELESGAVHEVASELPPLRQRFGLISRLSGRSAALDAFVATAHAYKPVIAELCA, from the coding sequence GTGGAGCTTCGCACGCTGCGCGCGTTTCTCACCGTCGCGAAACACCGCAGCTTCACCCACGCCGCCGAGGAACTGTTCCTCACCCAGTCGGCGGTGAGCCAGCAGATCCGCGCGCTCGAAACGGCGCTCGGCATCGCGCTGTTCGTCCGCGAACGGCACACCGTCGAGCTCACCGATGCGGGCCGCACGCTGCTCCCGCGCGCGCAAGAGATCCTCGCGCTGGCCGACTCCGCCCGTGCGCTGATCGCGGGGCCGCGAGCGCTCGCCGGGCGCCTGCGCATCGCCGGCGCGACGTATGCATCGTCGTACCTCTACGTCGGGCTGTACGAACGCTTCGTGCACGCGTATCCGAACGTCGAGCTGCACGCCGTCTCCGCGATCGGCCGCGACGCGACGCTCGCCGCGGTCCGCGCCGGCGACGCTGACGCGGGCTTCCTGCAGTTTCCGGTGGAGGCCGACGACGTCGCCGCCGACGAGCTCGGCCAGACCGCGATCGTCGCGGTCGCGGCGCCGGGCCCGCGGCCGGAGCGTTTCCTGCTCTGGGACGGGATCCCCGAAGCGCGACGCGTCCTCGACGATGCCCGCCGGACGATCGCCGTCGTCTCGAACGACGTCGCACTGCTCAAACGGCTCGTCGTCGACGCGGCCGGGGTCGCGATCCTGCCGCGCTGGGCGATCAAACGCGAGCTGGAGTCGGGCGCGGTGCACGAGGTCGCCAGCGAGCTGCCGCCCCTGCGCCAGCGCTTCGGCCTCATCTCGCGTCTCAGCGGCCGCTCCGCCGCGCTCGACGCATTCGTCGCGACCGCGCACGCCTACAAGCCGGTAATCGCCGAGCTCTGCGCGTAA
- a CDS encoding phenylacetate--CoA ligase family protein, with the protein MAQRTAAIFQPEFETLERHALEALQFERLQSLVERLRDANAIYRERLRGVAAPRSLDDLARLPFSTKADMRDAYPLGLLAVPERELARIHASSGTTGTPTVGAYTRHDLAVFGEVMARSLAAGGIAPGDMVQVAWGYGLFTGGLGAHGGCEKLGACAIPASSGNTARQMQLLEDLPVIGIGATPSYALVLAERFRNERRRPRSLRYAICGAEAWTPELRASIEDTFGVVATNIYGLTEIIGPGVAQECLEKRGMHVQEDHFLAEIVDPDTGLPVPDGTRGELVLTTLTREAMPVLRYRTRDLTARTRERCSCGRTTARIDWFTGRVDDMLVIRGVNVFPSAVEHALLAFAELTPNYRIVVERPPNGLDTMLVEVEYAPGAAFDDRERFAAQVTHRLAEALLVSLEVQLLEPGTIERIEAGKAKRVYDRRTL; encoded by the coding sequence ATGGCGCAACGCACGGCGGCGATCTTCCAGCCCGAGTTCGAGACGCTCGAACGGCACGCGCTCGAAGCGCTGCAGTTCGAGCGGCTGCAATCGCTGGTCGAGCGCTTGCGCGACGCGAACGCGATCTATCGCGAGCGGCTGCGCGGCGTCGCGGCACCGCGCTCGCTCGACGACCTGGCGCGCCTGCCGTTCAGCACCAAGGCCGATATGCGCGACGCGTATCCGCTCGGACTGCTCGCGGTCCCCGAACGCGAACTCGCGCGGATCCATGCGTCGAGCGGGACGACCGGGACGCCGACGGTCGGCGCGTACACGCGCCACGATCTCGCGGTGTTCGGCGAGGTGATGGCGCGCAGTCTCGCCGCGGGCGGGATCGCGCCCGGCGACATGGTCCAAGTGGCGTGGGGCTACGGGCTCTTCACCGGCGGTCTCGGCGCGCACGGCGGCTGCGAGAAGCTCGGCGCGTGCGCGATCCCGGCGTCCTCGGGGAACACCGCGCGACAGATGCAGCTGCTCGAAGACCTGCCGGTGATCGGGATCGGCGCGACGCCGAGTTACGCGCTCGTCCTCGCGGAGCGCTTCCGCAACGAGCGCCGCCGTCCGCGCTCGCTCCGCTACGCGATCTGCGGCGCCGAGGCGTGGACGCCCGAGCTGCGCGCATCGATCGAAGACACGTTCGGCGTCGTCGCCACCAACATCTACGGGCTCACCGAGATCATCGGCCCCGGCGTCGCGCAGGAGTGTCTCGAGAAGCGCGGGATGCACGTGCAGGAAGATCACTTCCTGGCCGAGATCGTCGATCCCGATACCGGGCTTCCGGTTCCCGACGGAACGCGCGGCGAACTGGTGCTCACGACGCTCACCCGCGAGGCGATGCCGGTGCTGCGCTACCGCACGCGCGACCTCACCGCGCGCACGCGCGAGCGCTGCTCGTGCGGCCGCACGACGGCACGCATCGACTGGTTCACCGGCCGCGTCGACGACATGCTCGTCATCCGCGGCGTCAACGTTTTTCCGTCGGCGGTCGAACACGCGCTGCTCGCGTTCGCGGAACTGACGCCGAACTATCGCATCGTCGTCGAGCGTCCGCCGAACGGGCTCGACACGATGCTGGTTGAGGTCGAATACGCGCCCGGCGCCGCGTTCGACGACCGCGAGCGATTCGCCGCGCAGGTCACGCACCGGCTCGCCGAAGCGCTGCTCGTCTCGCTCGAGGTCCAGCTGCTCGAGCCCGGAACGATCGAACGGATCGAAGCCGGGAAGGCCAAGCGCGTCTACGATCGGAGAACGCTTTGA
- a CDS encoding enoyl-CoA hydratase-related protein, which produces MSDEPLIRIDRPAPHVVLLQLNRPKVFNALSNALVAQLADALEACDLDGETRAAVITGDDRAFAAGADIAEFAAAGPRLEEWDRIWGVGLPLIGAVRGLALGGGLELAMSCDLLVVAENARLGQPEINLGVMPGAGGTQRLTRAVGKTLASEMVLLGREFSGREAEAHGLANRCVPAERVLPTALKLASALAKQAPHALRVAKRALGQAYEQSLHASLIDERRAFLALLQTDDAREGVAAFLDKRTPQWRGR; this is translated from the coding sequence TTGAGCGACGAACCGCTGATCCGCATCGACCGGCCCGCGCCGCACGTCGTGCTGCTGCAGTTGAATCGGCCGAAGGTCTTCAACGCCCTCTCGAACGCGCTGGTCGCGCAGCTCGCCGACGCGCTCGAAGCGTGCGACCTCGACGGGGAGACGCGCGCGGCGGTGATCACCGGCGACGACCGCGCGTTCGCGGCGGGCGCCGACATCGCCGAGTTCGCCGCCGCCGGACCGCGGCTGGAGGAATGGGATCGCATCTGGGGCGTCGGCCTGCCGCTGATCGGCGCGGTGCGCGGGCTTGCGCTCGGGGGCGGTCTCGAGCTCGCGATGTCGTGCGATCTGCTCGTCGTCGCCGAGAACGCGCGCTTGGGACAGCCGGAGATCAACCTCGGTGTGATGCCGGGGGCAGGCGGGACGCAGCGGCTCACCCGCGCGGTCGGCAAAACGCTGGCGAGCGAGATGGTGCTGCTCGGACGCGAATTCTCCGGCCGCGAAGCCGAAGCGCACGGCCTGGCGAACCGCTGCGTCCCTGCCGAGCGCGTCCTTCCGACGGCGCTGAAGTTGGCGAGCGCGCTCGCGAAGCAGGCGCCGCACGCCCTGCGCGTCGCGAAGCGCGCCCTCGGCCAGGCGTACGAGCAGTCGCTGCACGCTTCGCTGATCGACGAGCGGCGTGCGTTTCTCGCGCTGCTGCAGACCGACGACGCCCGCGAGGGAGTGGCGGCGTTTCTCGACAAGCGCACACCGCAATGGCGAGGACGATGA
- a CDS encoding enoyl-CoA hydratase-related protein — MSEPVQHTVAIDGSVATVTLARPQAYNAMTIDLLESLSATLRALERDAAVRAIVLTGEGKGFCAGQALDDPRVFPPGEAADLGRTVERYYGPFVAALLTMETPVVAAVNGVAAGAGMGIACACDFRIVADTASFTTAFVKIGLVPDSALSFTLPRIVGFAKALELCMLAEKLGAARADALGLCTRVVPAAECVAEAQRFAGELARGPRAIGLIKRELLRNGAGDLRAALAYETEMQSVAGATADFGEGLAAFRGKRAPSFRGA; from the coding sequence ATGAGCGAGCCCGTCCAGCACACGGTCGCGATCGACGGCAGCGTCGCGACGGTGACGCTCGCGCGGCCGCAGGCGTACAACGCGATGACGATCGACCTGCTCGAATCGCTGAGCGCGACGCTGCGCGCGCTCGAGCGCGACGCGGCGGTCCGCGCGATCGTGCTGACCGGTGAAGGGAAAGGCTTCTGCGCCGGTCAGGCGCTCGACGATCCGCGCGTCTTCCCGCCGGGTGAAGCGGCCGATCTCGGACGGACGGTGGAACGCTACTACGGCCCGTTCGTCGCGGCCCTGCTCACGATGGAGACCCCGGTCGTCGCGGCGGTGAACGGCGTCGCCGCGGGCGCCGGGATGGGGATTGCGTGCGCCTGCGATTTTCGCATCGTCGCCGACACGGCATCGTTCACGACGGCGTTCGTGAAGATCGGGCTCGTCCCCGACAGCGCGCTCTCGTTCACCCTGCCGCGGATCGTCGGCTTCGCGAAGGCGCTCGAGCTCTGCATGCTCGCGGAGAAACTCGGCGCCGCGCGCGCCGACGCGCTCGGTCTGTGCACGCGGGTCGTCCCGGCCGCGGAGTGCGTCGCCGAGGCGCAGCGCTTCGCCGGCGAGCTCGCGCGCGGACCGCGTGCGATCGGGCTGATTAAACGCGAGCTGCTGCGTAACGGCGCCGGCGATCTGCGCGCCGCGCTCGCCTACGAAACCGAGATGCAGAGCGTCGCCGGCGCCACTGCGGACTTCGGCGAAGGTCTCGCGGCGTTTCGCGGCAAGCGCGCCCCGAGCTTTCGCGGCGCGTGA
- a CDS encoding GNAT family N-acetyltransferase produces MNLALRRATVDDAGLLARHRAAVWSEVGGYTVEELAGVIPRWETFLRERLADETYVAFVADDDGAPVASAGVLILPTMPRPELDSAESARVQSVFVAPHARRRALARTLMDRLVAYARERGLISLTLHPSDEARPLYTSMGFTAADEMQLRLFTEP; encoded by the coding sequence GTGAACCTCGCGCTGCGGCGCGCGACGGTCGACGACGCGGGCCTGCTCGCCCGCCACCGGGCGGCGGTGTGGTCCGAAGTCGGCGGCTACACAGTCGAGGAACTCGCCGGCGTCATTCCGCGCTGGGAGACGTTCTTGCGCGAGCGGCTCGCAGACGAGACGTACGTCGCGTTCGTCGCCGACGACGACGGCGCTCCGGTCGCCAGCGCGGGCGTGCTGATCCTGCCGACGATGCCGCGTCCCGAGCTCGACTCTGCGGAATCGGCACGCGTCCAATCGGTTTTCGTCGCGCCGCACGCGCGCCGTCGCGCGCTCGCGCGCACCCTGATGGACCGGCTGGTCGCGTACGCGCGCGAACGCGGCCTGATCTCGCTGACGCTGCATCCGTCGGACGAGGCGCGTCCGCTCTACACGTCGATGGGCTTCACCGCCGCCGACGAGATGCAGCTGCGGCTCTTCACGGAGCCGTGA